The sequence below is a genomic window from Cytophagia bacterium CHB2.
GGTGTGCACTGCGCCGGTTGCGCGCGCACGATCGAATCGGCGGTCACGCAAATGCCGGGCGTCGATACCGTTGCCGTCAACTTCGCAAACGGCAAGGTCAAAGTCAGCTACGATGAAAACCGGCAAAATCTGGCGCGCATTAAAGAACGCATTGAAAGCGCGGGTTTTCAGGTTAAACATGAACATCGTCGCGCGGAGCACGAGGCCAAGGCCCCGTTTTGGCGAACGCCGGAGGTTGTGGCTGTGGCCATTTCCGGCGTGTTGCTGGGAATCGGATTGCTGGTCAATTTCTTGGTACGCGATTCCTACTTTTATGTTTTGGATTTCAAGTTTCATATTTCCGCGCCGATTCTTCTGCTGGCTTTGTTCTCCGGCGCCTGGCATTTCGCGCCTAAAGGCTTGCGCGCGGTGCGCACCATGGCGCTGGACATCAATTTTCTCATGACCATCGCCATCGTCGGTGCAATTTTGATTGAAGAATATGTCGAGGCGGCCAGTCTGGCGTTTTTGTATTCTCTGGCAGAATTGCTGGAAGGGTACGCGGTTGAACGCGCGCGCCGCTCGCTCAAAATGCTCACGCAAATTGCGCCGGCGCAGGCCATCATCAAGCGCAATGGCCGCGAGCATGAGATTGATGTGCACGAAGTGAAGGTGGGCGAAATCATGCTCGCGCGCCCGGGCGAACGTATTGCGCTGGATGGCGTGGTGGTGGCCGGGCAATCGAGCGTCAATCAATCGCCCATTACCGGCGAGTCGATCCCGATCGACAAACATCTGGGCGATGAGGTTTATGCCGGCAGCATCAACGAACAGGGCTATCTCGAAATTCGCATCACCAAACCTGCGAAAGATACCACGCTGTCACGCATCATTGAAATGGTGGAAGAGGCTGAGGGCCAAAAAGCGCCGAGCGCAAAATTTGTCGATCGCTTCGCGCGTTATTACACGCCCGCGGTGGTGTTCGTCGCCGGTTTGATTGCCATTGTGCCGCCGCTGTTTTTCAATGCGAATTTTCACATTTGGTTTGAGAAAGCGCTTACGCTGCTGGTGATTTCGTGTCCTTGCGCGCTGGTGATCTCAACGCCCGTGGCCGTGATCTCCGCCATCACCAGCGCCGCGCGCAACGGCGTGCTCATCAAAGGCGGCGTGCATTTGGAAAACATGGCACAAGTGCAGGCGATTGCATTCGATAAAACCGGCACACTGACCAGCGGTAAGCTGGTGGTGACTGACGTGATTTCGCTGAACGGCATGACGCGCGAAGAAGTTTTGCGTCTTGCTGCCTCGCTCGAACAACGCAGCGAACATCCCATCGCGCAGGCCATCATGCATGCTGCCGGAGAGACCCCACTGCATTTGGTTGCAGGGTTCAAGAGCTCGGCGGGACGGGGTTTGCAAGGCCGTGTCAATGGCGATGAATATCGCATCGGCACGGCGGAGATGTTTGCCGAAGAAAACGTCGTTTTTCCGCACGCACAGTTGCAGTCCTTGCAAGCAGAGGGAAAGACGACGATGCTCCTTGGCAACCGTCACGAAATTGTGGGCATCATTGCCGTTGCTGATCGGTTGCGCGACAATACGCGCAACGTGATTGATGACATTCACCGGCTTGGCCTGAAGACGGCGATGTTATCGGGAGACAATCAAGGCACGGCGCGGGCGATGGCACAGCGCGCCGGGATTACACATTTGCACGCCGGGCTGCTGCCGGGTGCCAAAGTCGGCGAGATCAAAAAGCTGCAAGCGCAACACGGCAAAGTCGCGATGGTGGGCGATGGCATCAATGACGCGCCGGCGCTGGCGATTGCGGACGTCGGCATTGCCATGGGCGCAGCCGGCAGCGACGCCGCACTCGAAACCGCAGACATTGCTTTGATGGGCGACGATTTGAGCAAACTGCCTTACCTCATCACGCTCAGCCGCAACGCGCGCACCATCATCAAACAAAACGTGTGGACCGCGCTGCTGTTGAAACTCGCGCTGGGCTTCGCTGTGTTTCCCGGCTGGACCACGTTGGTGATTGCCGTTCTCTGCGGAGACATGGGCGCTTCGCTGGCGGTGATCGGCAATGCCATGCGGCTGGCGAGGTTCAAGCCGAGTACATCCCGTCAAGTGTGAGCTTGATTTACGGAAATGGTTGCTGTTGTTCATGGCGCACTGCGGCTGTCATTCTCTCGCCACACGCGCAACACATTCCCGCCATTAATTTTGAAAATATCTTCTTCCGAATAGCCCAATTGCAGTAACGCCTCCGTGATTTTGGGATAGGCACTCACATCCTCCAGGCCTCGCGGGACTTCATCGACCCCGTCGAAATCACTGCCCAAGCCGACATGATCGATGCCAATCAGTTTCACGGCATAATCGATATGCTTGATCACGTCTTGCAGGCTTTGTTTGCGGCGGCGGTAATCATCGCTCAAAAACATCGAACCGAAATTGAAGCACACCACGCCGCCGTTTTTTTTCATGCCGAGCAGCATCTCGTCCGACAGGTTGCGCCCAAATGAACGGAATGTGCGCAGGCTCGAATGTGAAGCAATTACCGGCAATTGTGAGAGCTGCAACACTTGCCAAAAGGCTTGATCCGAAGCATGCGAAACGTCGATCATGATGCCGAGACGATTCATCTCCGCCACGACTTGTTTGCCGAACGCGCTCAAGCCGCGATGGGTGTGCCGCCTGTCATACGACGAATCACAAATCTGATTATCTTGATT
It includes:
- the cadA gene encoding cadmium-translocating P-type ATPase, whose translation is MTSISSASSKSQPGTWRKRNALLQETNFKKSKSQRFKPMDKNKNTLTHEEITVAGVHCAGCARTIESAVTQMPGVDTVAVNFANGKVKVSYDENRQNLARIKERIESAGFQVKHEHRRAEHEAKAPFWRTPEVVAVAISGVLLGIGLLVNFLVRDSYFYVLDFKFHISAPILLLALFSGAWHFAPKGLRAVRTMALDINFLMTIAIVGAILIEEYVEAASLAFLYSLAELLEGYAVERARRSLKMLTQIAPAQAIIKRNGREHEIDVHEVKVGEIMLARPGERIALDGVVVAGQSSVNQSPITGESIPIDKHLGDEVYAGSINEQGYLEIRITKPAKDTTLSRIIEMVEEAEGQKAPSAKFVDRFARYYTPAVVFVAGLIAIVPPLFFNANFHIWFEKALTLLVISCPCALVISTPVAVISAITSAARNGVLIKGGVHLENMAQVQAIAFDKTGTLTSGKLVVTDVISLNGMTREEVLRLAASLEQRSEHPIAQAIMHAAGETPLHLVAGFKSSAGRGLQGRVNGDEYRIGTAEMFAEENVVFPHAQLQSLQAEGKTTMLLGNRHEIVGIIAVADRLRDNTRNVIDDIHRLGLKTAMLSGDNQGTARAMAQRAGITHLHAGLLPGAKVGEIKKLQAQHGKVAMVGDGINDAPALAIADVGIAMGAAGSDAALETADIALMGDDLSKLPYLITLSRNARTIIKQNVWTALLLKLALGFAVFPGWTTLVIAVLCGDMGASLAVIGNAMRLARFKPSTSRQV
- a CDS encoding membrane dipeptidase; translation: MIIRAVLLSLFIASVVPAQQTRPSAGSTTKRASIIHAKSLVIDAHIDVLYHLTRTGSTSDLSQRRSSGHFDFIRAQEGGLDASFFAIFVSNRFNAQPNGAFNEAQRLIKMLNRIVTAHPKLAEFAYSPDEVLRISKAGKHAVIMSLENGTPIGNDLTRLRQFYQQGIRYITLCHNQDNQICDSSYDRRHTHRGLSAFGKQVVAEMNRLGIMIDVSHASDQAFWQVLQLSQLPVIASHSSLRTFRSFGRNLSDEMLLGMKKNGGVVCFNFGSMFLSDDYRRRKQSLQDVIKHIDYAVKLIGIDHVGLGSDFDGVDEVPRGLEDVSAYPKITEALLQLGYSEEDIFKINGGNVLRVWRENDSRSAP